In Aedes albopictus strain Foshan chromosome 3, AalbF5, whole genome shotgun sequence, the genomic window ttttcatcaattgaaagctgaatacaatactattcgatcatctgaatactggttttgcgtcagattgatgaaattcaagatataggcgagctttagggacgatcttcttaaattttagctaaattcccaaaaaattttgaagaaatgtatttttttcaataagaaaaatccaacttaaaaattcttcctcGACGTTTAgttaacatatcatatgtaggcgagtttcagtaaaaatttcagctcaatcgaagcattgattacggagaatgagatgtttgaagtgagcgactttgcttaaaaatagaacaaaaatcgatttccaaatcatcaaccttgtatggaaagtcgaaaaaatttccgctctactgtaatttttttctttcgtatttttgaactcagggcatgattctacaccaaaaatgatcatcagcttaccgagttcaaaaatgctgtaaactagtgttattgatgcATTTAAGTTCCTACTTATgggaaatattaaaaaaacacacacaccatCAGTGTGTGATCATTTCCAATTCAAGTGGAATATCACTACTTTAAGGTTTGTTTTCCTTCTTATTAGAAATGCAATTTGCAGCACACATAAGCTTTTCTTTACTATACTATCAATTTACACGGTGTTGTATGGAAGTTTTACTAACACATTCGTCGCCCAAAACACACAGGTAAAGACATCGAAACCGAAAGTCAAATCAAATTCGAAACACCGCCAGTACGCCACCCGACGGAGCTTGAGCGAACTACCATGACTGGCTGTCATACAGCCAGCGTATACAGAGGTAGACAAATGATGATGACACATCTATCATAAGCGACTCAAAACATTGCAGAAACAAATATCGTAATTCAATGTAATCTCTGTATTTGGTGCAAAATTTTGGTGGTTCATTAGTTTGTTCTCTTACCGTAGTTTATGATTAGGTAATTGCAGTCAGCGTGAGTAGAAAAAAATAGTGTTTGTAATTTTTTGCCAAGAATTTGGATGAGTAACCAGACAGAACGCCCATCATAACACGGAGCAAACAAAATCGATTTACATAACATATATATTCAATAATTCAGTGTTTGTGATGATCTAACGATTAAACCCTTTTTCCAGATCGGTATTAGAATGCTGCGAATGGTTCGTAATCCACTGCTAGGCCAACGCTTCATCAGGAAAACGTTCTCATTCTCGGCCGTCTCGAACAAGCAGTTCGTCATAAAGGACCACTATGAATTCGATCAGAAGGTACGTATTTGGCACCACGCACAGGGTAGGTACGAAATGAAACCGGTCATAAAATTGGATTGTGTTTATAAACACGCGAACTTCTACACAGCTGATGTACAGTACACCATCGACGCATATGGTTGTTATtagaaacggtttttttttttcgggcgaGAACTTGCGAAACTTGTTTTCTTCATGCGTGCGGATGATTGATAGTGAGAGGTCGCCAAAATGCGTCATTGAATTACTGAGCATGTTTTGCGATCTATAGTCAGATCTGGGCTACCGTTTAGACAGACAAGAAGTGGTTTTATAGACATCGGTATCACTTCCATAAGTTACAATGTGCTATTATCTTCCACAGATAAGCCTATGAACTACACTTGAAACTGATAAAGATGCGCAGACAATAAAGGTTTTCTTGAGCATCTTACTTTTAAAATTATGTAATACCTACTGTTAGTAAGACCTAGTGCGATACACAGTTTGACATATGTACAATGTTTGTAAATTTTTTTAAATGCATTCATAATTATAGGAATAGATCAATTTCTGATAACCTGTTCCCCCAAACCTTTAATCTCGTAGACTTTCAACCATGCAAAATTTTGTCAATTATTTATAGACTTTAAcgaatatgcacagcaaaaagcTATCAACGGAAAATGGTGTTAAAAAATAATATGAAAATCAATAGTAAACCCCGTGATTCTTcataaataacaaaaataaagATATCTATACCACAAAGTAGATTTTCGATAAATGCAACATTTTGACACTTCATTTATCGAAATGACCTAAATAACTGCCACAACTGAAAGACGTCAAAGATCTATCAGAGTGTAGCCAATGTGCCCTTTGAAAAATTGCACTGTAACAAAAGTGCATGTGAGAAACATAGCATTACTGTTGACGTTTTATTTTGACGAATGCGATGCAGTGGGACAACTGTAAAATTATTGCGCTTCGCGAAATTTCAATTGAAAGTGCAATGCAATTAATACGTTGGCactgagcgaacgtctactgtataacgGACCACATGGGCCGAGATTATCTGCTTCATTTTCCTCAAAAAAGACGTAATCAGATTGTTTGTCTCAGATATACCGAGATGCGTCAACTAGTATTGAACTTAAatcgactggggtgagaggaAACCATGCATATCTTTACACCACCAACGCTGTTTTCAATCTGAGTAACAGTCGTGATCTTGTAAAAAACAAATTGGAATCCaaaaatttgttttacatttggcCCACATATTTATGTTTTACAATGAAACATATATTTATTCCTCTTTTAAGGTTATCAACAGTGACAATCCCGTGATCGTGAACTTCCACGCGGAATGGTGCGATCCGTGCAAGATATTAACGCCCCAAATGACCAAAATGCTCGGACCATCGGAGGAAATCGACCTAGCCATAGTGAACGTGGACGACAACGCCGAACTGGTGCAAACGTTCGAGGTCAAAGCGGTCCCGGCAGTGCTAGCGTTCCGCAACGGGGTCGTGGTGGACAAATTCATCGGGCTGGTCGATGCCAACATGATTGAGAATTTGATAGGGAAACTGGCTCGGAAAAAGCAACAGTAGCACAAATCAGCACCATCAGCAGCAGTGAAGGGGTAAATTTCGGACCTCTTTACTGCGGCGAGACAACCGTGACCGGAAGACGGTTGGACAGGGAACAAGCTGTTTGCTGGGAGGGAGACAGGACAGGAAAGACACCATACGTGTGATGCTATTTATGTACAATAAATCGAAGGCAATGCGGACCGTTGTGCTAAACTTTAATTCGTTACCACTAATATGTCAATAAATTTAGGATATTACGGTATTAAAACAACGGATTATCTCATTTGAAAGAAATGTGTGCGAGTGCGATGGACTCATGGATGGACTTGTCTGCTTTTCTAGCGCTCAAAATTGAAGCTTTATCAACAGTTGTTCAAAATTTACATCGAATTTATCAAGAGAATAGCTACTTTTTCTAAGAAGAAATTTTACGATGAATCAGACCTTTGTAGATCGTGAAGAGGTCCAATGTTCAATAACCAAAAATAACGGATCAGCTTCAGAACGTAATAATGACATTCGTCATTATTAACGTTTGGCTATGAGTcctgttacggtcgccatgtcgAGAGCCAACTGTGCACTAGGACTGTGAGTGATAACATGGTCCACCAATGTTTTTgtccaggtatcaggtatcagcagtaggtcggctccacaaatagaaatacactagaacgccaatggcgctgtactcagttttcctaattaattattttaataaccttagttgtaataattgattatttttaagtgcccatcttgtagaggaccttttgttttggagaacaaaattaatttgacACTTACAGTACCGCTACAGtaactgacgctgtaagggcgaggcaaactagatgttagtcacacgaacagtcacgacattggatttctgtggcacaggtacgttcttctccatttggggAATTTGTGTCgttgccatgaacacgagcctattcatcactTACCCGAGGGAGAGGGAAAGGAATAAGGATTGGGATGGGGAACTGGAAGGCAAAGAAATAGGATCGTcataacgcacaagcgtaccacaacgggttcaacaCGCGCCCAAAAAAGGGTACtgtaataccgtctacccccgttggtttgaacgataccTCATCCAAACCAAcgaggttcatttttaatttgaactttaaTTTGTAACCctatgggcatcgaaaaacacattgGTGGtaaccttattttttttattcttaatcacttaacctaatttacagctctattgtccacttgggcactacgtgagcaaattcaattgacagctgcacttacattttgtacagcgcctagattctattctactttatcgaactggttgcctttctgctgctttcactttttctactttatacctaatagaatgatgagcacaaggatgatgatggatggccgttgttccttttcagttcgattgggggtccattatgagtagcagttcgccgatgtccaggtatccgggttcgtttgagccatggggctcagaagagggtcagtgtcagttgctctcgggggaaaagcaactgacgaaaaattgaaagtgccggggctgggaatcaaacccatgaccatccgcatatgaagcgaacgtgtgaccaacgtaaccttatttgctgttttgttttgattctgcgttccgtttaaCTCCGTTCCATgaacagaatgacgtttgaaccattttcagtttGAGCTatgcggctccgtaaagcgttatacgcgattgagccccaaataaatgaactagtttGAACTATGTGCAgataagcgggggtcaaattaaaaagtgttcaaaccaacgggggtagacggtaacacATGAAGCgtgaagagagcctatagctctttaccacagctatTCAAGGACAACataacgtcctgaagattcaagtTTCAGGAATCAGTTTCACTTATTTTACCGAgtattcggaaacgcagttgcgcaaaacgtggacagttgcatatcaaatgatacgaaatttcataatcggattcaccacagctatcacatacaaatgaatctttcgccatgtgatagctgagtcggcagtggccagtaggccgtcccttattttgcaaaaattaaaaatgttataagttcgttagtggaaaatgatcgtttcagctaataaatgatcgtgtcaaagTTTGAAGGTCATATCTcgaggctaagtggtccctcaaggggcctaaagttgtcaaaaatggtatgagaccaaaaaaaaaacaaattttttcgacgaaaaaataaactattccactaaaacctaTGATTTCAGGACCcgtaagggccaaaaatgtgcttatattagtgatatctctactcgtttctgagttattgacaaaaaacaaccggaaaatcagcatttttgatcatttttatagATCCCCAAGGAAACCTACACTATTTTGttcgataactcaaaaacgagtagagatatcgcaattctaagcacattgttggccctttagggtcctaaaaaaTCGGTTTTAGCagtagcgtattttttcgtcgaaaaaaattcatgttttttttggtcccatacaatttttgacaacttgagggaccacttagccttgagatacggacttcaaattttgacacgatcatttcttagctaaaacgatcattttccactaacgaaattataacatttccaaattttgcaaaataagggacagcctagtggccagtcaatgctttgaccagcatgcttcaattttgcttagacagattaattagataggggaacttacgtattctcggcagttttccCAACcgagctgagttatatgcccaaatttcaggttatttggcccacaaaaaccccccatgacgaagagaaaaaacctgccgataataaataaaagaaaatcgggttaagtacggttcctttgaattccactaagaatttgcatcctttgacagatacgtatttcgacctcaactgtaaggtcgtcttcagtgtcttgtacttgactcgactacatGGACTAcatgaaaaataaattgtaaacacaattaaattctagttcaaatcaaccgatttttcagtttactatagcgacaaactgatttctagtttaaactgaactgttctatttgttttataatacaaatattttcatttgttgaaatttttgacagtttgttaaaacaaacagagatatggttttttaaacatgaaataattgattgattcaaacgactcacgcataccaggaacctacattatcgaacttgcatgaacctaaaatctttttccatagggtttcaggtTATGGtattacctttcagaaaagcctttgttcaaaatattctatcggtaaaaaattaaataaatcaagtttgaaaattttctatcaaatgaggtaattcagagcataattttgtatatcatcccgaattgcaaataacaaggcatcgtgcgtgacctgccacatacccgatggtctcttcttagttttataaacattatattcacttgtcatttctccggcatctgtgttatatgatcagcccaaaggggtctgccgtggttaattagctcatttttttatttggtgggcttcgtggtcatgcggttagtggatttaaacgtttaggtgtatatgtagtaagtcatgAAGTAAGATTCTaaagaaacttttcgtgaaacgaaaaattcctaactagcttctgtgtgttgtctgttATATGGTGGTCATATGTATTTAGTCTCAAACTGCCAGTTAAACGATACGTTTATCAAAGCCTGCTCCAGAATCCCAATGTTAAGTACTTGGCGATTTACAATTTCGGATTTCGGCTTAggcagtctttggttttagcgttgattGT contains:
- the LOC109422621 gene encoding thioredoxin, mitochondrial, coding for MLRMVRNPLLGQRFIRKTFSFSAVSNKQFVIKDHYEFDQKVINSDNPVIVNFHAEWCDPCKILTPQMTKMLGPSEEIDLAIVNVDDNAELVQTFEVKAVPAVLAFRNGVVVDKFIGLVDANMIENLIGKLARKKQQ